The Nocardia arthritidis genome has a window encoding:
- a CDS encoding DUF885 domain-containing protein: MNGHDELISLADRYWDSFLEAFPSQATLLGDRRFDDRIEDPSEAAEQRLLTAHRGLLAEVDAIDPAGLDATDRVTRSLLRAELTGSVDHLEWRPVELASDQMDGVHAELLMIAPQTNAPEPANALALLERYKQFGTMLDRAVERFRAGLAAGRTPPRITIERSLNQLDGYLASDIASDPFASLGGPANWDGEAAWRDQLVDVVRDGIRPAFQRYRDALAADLRPASRPDDKPGLCWLGGDGEDIYRRELRRHTTLPDLGAEEIHELGLSELKLLRDEYAEVGQRLFGTGDVAEIFRRLRQDPALRYTSGAEIMADARAALAAANAEMGNWFGRLPRESCDIVEIPEFLAADSPAAYYFPPAADGSRPGAYFVNVHDPASKHRYETTSIAYHEAIPGHHLQLTIANELDHLPRFQRQSFANTAFVEGWALYTERLADEMGLYADDLGRVGMLAGDSWRSCRLVVDTGLHAKGWTRQQAIDFMIANAPVGVQEITTEVDRYIGMPGQAVGYKVGQLEIRRQRRQAAERLGAAFDIKAFHDVVLGSGSVSLPVLRELVATL; the protein is encoded by the coding sequence ATGAACGGGCACGACGAATTGATCAGTCTGGCCGATCGCTACTGGGATAGTTTCCTGGAAGCGTTCCCGAGTCAGGCGACGTTGCTGGGGGACCGGCGGTTCGACGACCGCATCGAGGACCCGTCGGAGGCCGCCGAACAGCGGCTGCTCACCGCGCATCGCGGGTTGCTCGCCGAGGTCGACGCCATCGATCCGGCCGGTCTCGACGCCACCGATCGGGTGACGCGCAGCCTGCTGCGCGCCGAGCTGACCGGTTCGGTGGACCATCTCGAGTGGCGGCCGGTGGAGCTGGCCTCCGACCAGATGGACGGTGTACACGCGGAACTGCTGATGATCGCCCCGCAGACCAACGCACCCGAACCGGCGAACGCGCTCGCACTGCTGGAGCGCTACAAGCAGTTCGGGACCATGCTGGATCGGGCCGTGGAGCGATTCCGCGCCGGGCTGGCCGCGGGCCGGACGCCGCCGCGGATCACCATCGAGCGTTCGCTGAATCAGCTGGACGGCTACCTCGCCTCCGATATCGCATCGGATCCCTTTGCCTCCCTTGGCGGTCCGGCGAACTGGGACGGCGAGGCGGCCTGGCGCGACCAGCTCGTGGACGTGGTGCGCGACGGTATCCGTCCCGCCTTCCAGCGCTATCGTGACGCGCTGGCGGCGGATCTGCGCCCGGCCAGCAGGCCGGACGATAAACCGGGCCTGTGCTGGCTCGGCGGCGACGGCGAGGATATCTACCGGCGCGAACTGCGCAGGCACACAACGCTTCCGGATCTCGGTGCGGAGGAGATACACGAACTCGGGCTGTCCGAGCTGAAGCTATTGCGCGACGAGTACGCCGAGGTAGGGCAGCGGCTGTTCGGGACGGGCGATGTCGCGGAGATCTTCCGCAGGCTGCGCCAGGATCCGGCGCTGCGCTACACCAGCGGCGCGGAGATCATGGCCGACGCGCGTGCCGCGCTGGCGGCGGCGAATGCGGAGATGGGCAACTGGTTCGGCAGGCTGCCGCGCGAATCATGCGACATCGTCGAGATTCCCGAATTCCTGGCGGCGGATTCGCCTGCGGCGTACTACTTTCCGCCCGCGGCCGATGGTTCGCGACCCGGAGCGTACTTCGTCAACGTGCACGACCCGGCGAGCAAACACCGTTACGAGACAACGTCCATCGCCTACCACGAGGCCATTCCGGGCCATCATCTGCAACTGACCATCGCCAACGAACTCGACCACCTGCCGCGCTTCCAGCGGCAGTCCTTCGCGAACACCGCGTTCGTCGAGGGTTGGGCGCTGTACACCGAGCGCCTCGCCGACGAAATGGGTTTGTACGCCGACGATCTCGGCCGGGTCGGGATGCTCGCCGGTGATTCGTGGCGGTCCTGCCGCCTGGTGGTGGACACCGGACTGCACGCGAAGGGCTGGACCAGGCAGCAGGCCATCGACTTCATGATCGCCAACGCGCCGGTGGGCGTGCAGGAGATCACCACGGAGGTGGACCGCTACATCGGCATGCCGGGTCAGGCCGTCGGCTACAAGGTCGGGCAGCTCGAGATCCGCCGCCAGCGCAGGCAGGCCGCCGAGCGGCTCGGCGCGGCCTTCGATATCAAGGCGTTCCACGATGTGGTGCTCGGCTCGGGTTCGGTGAGCCTGCCGGTGCTCCGGGAACTCGTGGCGACGCTCTAG
- a CDS encoding ABC transporter ATP-binding protein, translated as MVQTKPNEQSSTSQSQYLLEVDDMVVNYGRIQALHGISLQVAPGELVTLLGANGAGKTTTMRALSGLLPLTRGRIRFEGRDITKMKAHERVGLGLIQAPEGRGVFPGMTVQENLDMGCYSRVFKEKAEYARTLGWVLHLFPRLAERRRQVGGTLSGGEQQMLAIGRALMARPRLLLLDEPSMGLAPMVIQQIFRIISEINQQGTTVLLVEQNARQALARSDRAYILETGEVTKTGSGRELLTDPAVKSAYLGVA; from the coding sequence ATGGTGCAAACGAAGCCGAACGAGCAGTCCAGCACGTCGCAGTCGCAGTATTTGCTCGAGGTCGACGACATGGTCGTCAACTACGGCAGAATCCAGGCGCTGCACGGGATTTCGCTGCAGGTGGCGCCGGGTGAACTCGTCACCCTGCTCGGCGCGAACGGCGCGGGCAAGACGACGACCATGCGCGCGCTGTCCGGCCTGCTGCCGCTCACCCGGGGGCGAATCCGGTTCGAGGGCCGCGACATCACCAAGATGAAGGCGCATGAGCGGGTGGGTCTCGGGCTCATCCAGGCGCCGGAGGGCCGCGGTGTCTTCCCCGGGATGACCGTGCAGGAAAACCTCGATATGGGTTGCTACTCCAGGGTTTTCAAGGAGAAGGCGGAATACGCGAGAACCCTGGGCTGGGTGCTCCACCTGTTCCCGCGCCTGGCCGAGCGGCGTAGACAGGTCGGCGGCACGCTGTCCGGCGGTGAGCAGCAGATGCTGGCCATCGGACGGGCGCTGATGGCCCGGCCCCGGCTGCTGCTGCTCGACGAACCGTCGATGGGGTTGGCGCCCATGGTGATTCAGCAGATCTTCCGGATCATCAGCGAGATCAACCAGCAGGGCACCACGGTGCTGCTGGTGGAGCAGAACGCGCGCCAGGCGCTGGCGCGCAGCGATCGCGCGTACATCCTGGAGACCGGTGAGGTCACCAAGACGGGATCGGGGCGGGAACTGCTCACCGATCCCGCCGTGAAGTCCGCCTACCTCGGCGTCGCGTAA
- a CDS encoding DUF7373 family lipoprotein produces the protein MGFPRNRGLALVALAALAAAACAATTSGQPHPGPTPADLSALDTGPFQAAPFDFRPRLQTKDDVFHIEARRMMGYLLSPHEVDPQLNQLDDARIVDETSFGEQPYAPLPEQYGAVATRHHLICGALVTRTNNKSRERKTMTIVLLRFPSADEARAAAMEFAATPLNDRTDRHDIALPDIAGASAWSNTDVKGFAFAAHGDYAVLSLAAVPRPDPNALAAQFETMFRAQFARLEQLTPTPVDDILDLPSATEPLMRLALPLSKKAGTSFSLFDATIGIYTPAGELHFERDATVAGRAFTDAGVDLVAHNDGIVYRTRDFDSAVKLQTALTAPGRNDDEIDPPHGITDAHCLALADPEPIRHDSYLCAVAVGRYVGVVGEEYAFGERMAPTFYQRVAAQYAILARAERM, from the coding sequence ATGGGATTTCCCCGAAACCGCGGCTTGGCGCTGGTGGCGCTCGCCGCCCTCGCCGCCGCAGCGTGTGCCGCGACGACGAGCGGGCAGCCCCATCCGGGACCGACACCGGCGGATCTGTCGGCGCTCGACACCGGCCCATTCCAGGCCGCCCCCTTCGACTTCCGGCCGCGGCTGCAAACCAAGGACGACGTCTTCCATATAGAGGCCCGCCGGATGATGGGATACCTGCTCTCGCCGCACGAGGTCGATCCGCAGCTGAACCAGCTCGACGACGCCCGTATCGTCGACGAGACGAGCTTCGGCGAGCAACCGTACGCACCGTTACCCGAGCAGTACGGGGCGGTGGCGACCCGGCATCATCTCATTTGCGGTGCGCTCGTCACCCGCACGAATAACAAATCACGCGAACGCAAAACGATGACGATCGTGCTGTTGCGCTTTCCATCCGCGGACGAAGCGCGCGCCGCCGCAATGGAATTCGCGGCAACACCGCTCAACGACCGCACCGACCGGCACGATATCGCGCTGCCGGATATCGCGGGCGCGAGCGCATGGTCGAATACCGACGTCAAGGGTTTCGCCTTCGCCGCGCACGGCGACTACGCCGTGCTGAGCTTGGCCGCCGTGCCCAGACCGGACCCGAATGCGCTTGCGGCGCAGTTCGAAACGATGTTCCGAGCGCAGTTCGCCCGGCTGGAGCAGCTCACCCCGACACCGGTGGACGATATCCTCGATCTGCCATCGGCCACCGAACCGCTGATGCGGCTGGCGCTGCCGCTGTCCAAGAAGGCGGGCACGAGCTTCAGCCTTTTCGACGCCACCATCGGCATATACACCCCGGCGGGGGAACTGCATTTCGAACGCGACGCCACCGTCGCCGGTAGGGCGTTCACCGACGCCGGCGTCGACCTGGTCGCCCACAATGACGGAATCGTTTACCGAACACGGGATTTCGATTCCGCGGTGAAATTGCAGACGGCGTTGACCGCGCCCGGCCGCAACGACGACGAGATCGATCCGCCGCACGGAATCACCGACGCCCACTGCCTCGCACTCGCCGACCCGGAGCCGATCCGGCACGATTCGTATCTGTGCGCGGTGGCCGTCGGCAGGTACGTCGGGGTGGTCGGCGAGGAGTACGCGTTCGGCGAACGGATGGCCCCGACGTTCTATCAGCGGGTCGCCGCGCAGTACGCGATATTGGCTCGGGCGGAGCGAATGTGA
- a CDS encoding DUF7373 family lipoprotein has protein sequence MARQRYSITAMLTCTLLLTAAGCDSGSGPPAVDLAKLDSGNYLTTPRTIAPTAQTGAIQESVELAKHLPLILDIDSRMVFGNATSGNFAFTADHPPPVEPIYHIDDFNAAAPGLIAGFRTGGQRRISYALGLEAQLGVLRFGTPDQAGHALSLLAGAQAAQPNTTDTSIPAYPDARAEINEYGSVMTWLVRDTYLVWTIVEDNLAPAPDPVPLSRFTARIYDKLFEMLRDYHPTAPDRLATLPADVDGLLGRTLPSPKVSDWTPAILTPRAALHLDYYPAQTSRIFADAKVDLVAIDRSTITRAGDRPAAARLLAAYVDQLAGDYGPFDGPPGLPGAKCLKKLDDPVGPAVVTYTCFIGYDRYVAQVWAEQPQDLYQEAAAQYKLLAAGH, from the coding sequence ATGGCGCGGCAGCGATATTCGATCACGGCAATGCTGACGTGCACGCTGCTGCTCACCGCGGCGGGCTGCGATTCCGGCTCCGGTCCACCCGCCGTCGACCTGGCGAAGCTGGACTCCGGCAACTACCTCACCACGCCGCGCACCATCGCGCCGACCGCGCAAACCGGCGCGATCCAGGAGTCGGTCGAACTCGCGAAACACCTTCCGCTGATCCTGGATATCGACAGCCGAATGGTTTTCGGCAACGCCACCAGCGGCAATTTCGCATTCACCGCCGACCACCCGCCGCCGGTCGAACCCATTTATCACATCGACGATTTCAATGCCGCCGCACCCGGTTTGATCGCCGGATTCCGAACCGGGGGGCAGCGCAGGATCTCCTACGCGCTCGGGCTGGAGGCCCAACTCGGCGTACTGCGTTTCGGAACGCCCGACCAGGCCGGGCACGCACTGTCCCTCCTCGCCGGAGCCCAAGCGGCGCAACCGAATACCACCGATACGTCGATTCCGGCGTATCCGGATGCCAGGGCCGAGATCAACGAGTACGGGTCCGTCATGACCTGGCTCGTCCGCGATACCTACCTGGTGTGGACCATTGTCGAGGACAACCTCGCTCCGGCGCCGGATCCGGTGCCGCTGAGTCGATTCACCGCGCGGATCTACGACAAACTTTTCGAAATGCTCCGCGACTATCACCCGACAGCACCGGATCGGCTGGCCACGCTCCCGGCCGATGTCGACGGCCTGCTCGGCCGCACCCTGCCGAGTCCGAAAGTGTCCGACTGGACACCGGCGATCTTGACGCCAAGGGCCGCACTGCATCTCGACTATTACCCCGCGCAGACCAGCCGGATATTCGCCGACGCGAAGGTCGATCTGGTAGCGATCGACCGTTCGACGATCACCCGGGCCGGGGACCGGCCGGCCGCGGCCCGGCTGCTGGCCGCCTACGTCGACCAATTGGCCGGCGACTACGGACCATTCGACGGACCGCCCGGATTGCCGGGCGCCAAATGCCTGAAGAAGCTCGATGATCCGGTCGGGCCCGCGGTCGTCACCTATACCTGTTTCATCGGCTACGACCGGTATGTGGCGCAGGTGTGGGCCGAACAGCCGCAGGACCTCTATCAAGAGGCGGCCGCGCAATACAAGCTGCTCGCGGCCGGGCACTGA
- a CDS encoding serine/threonine-protein kinase produces the protein MPLPPGAIVGGYRIVRVLGAGGMGTVYLTQDPILPRRDALKVLNADLSENAEFRARFEREANLAAALDHPNIVAVYSRGEADGQLWIAMQYVDGTDAAREIARGSAVMTPQRALRIVTEVGKAIDHAHRRGLLHRDIKPGNFLLAEVDGEEERVLLTDFGVAKPMVDGQELTETGDFLATAAYASPEQLLGHKLDHRSDIYSLGCAFYKLLTGQSPYPYASPTEIVLGHINEPPPRPSAVRPELPPALDAVIARAMAKDRGDRYSSCRELAQDAAAAFADSRAAQPDSATRRLPDKPPRLSRLRKFLLPAIFGVVIALVVGAATYFLTDHGGSGPAADRAAQIRAGHPEFADKQIAAFLVTDTDLSVFLDPSDQARFLQAIGFVYSREYRATGGEKSPRLLALSSFVLSTPVDVVLVLRADRSAGGGGLAGLPHGLVDNPNSKVAVVDDVSAVQGFRVWTDQSPDTAAGKVVPALAKALH, from the coding sequence ATGCCGTTGCCTCCCGGTGCGATCGTGGGCGGCTACCGGATCGTTCGCGTGCTCGGCGCCGGTGGCATGGGTACGGTCTACCTGACCCAGGACCCGATTCTGCCGCGCCGGGACGCGCTGAAGGTGCTCAATGCCGACCTGAGCGAAAACGCGGAATTCCGAGCGCGTTTCGAACGTGAGGCGAATCTGGCCGCCGCGCTGGATCATCCGAATATCGTCGCGGTCTACAGCCGCGGTGAGGCGGACGGACAGCTGTGGATCGCCATGCAGTACGTCGACGGCACCGACGCGGCGCGGGAAATCGCGCGCGGATCGGCGGTCATGACGCCGCAGCGCGCCCTGCGCATCGTCACCGAGGTGGGCAAGGCGATCGACCACGCCCATCGGCGCGGACTGTTGCACCGCGACATCAAACCCGGGAACTTCCTGCTCGCCGAGGTCGACGGCGAGGAGGAACGGGTACTGCTCACCGATTTCGGTGTCGCGAAACCCATGGTGGACGGCCAGGAACTCACCGAAACGGGCGACTTCCTCGCCACCGCCGCCTACGCGTCACCGGAACAGCTGCTGGGTCACAAACTGGATCACCGCTCGGATATCTACAGCCTGGGCTGCGCCTTCTACAAGCTGCTCACCGGACAAAGCCCGTATCCGTACGCGTCGCCCACCGAGATCGTGCTCGGCCATATCAACGAGCCGCCACCGCGGCCGAGCGCGGTGCGGCCCGAACTGCCGCCGGCGCTGGACGCGGTGATCGCCCGCGCCATGGCGAAGGATCGCGGCGACCGGTATTCCAGTTGCCGGGAGCTGGCGCAGGATGCGGCGGCGGCCTTCGCCGATTCCCGGGCAGCGCAACCTGATTCGGCGACTCGGCGCCTGCCGGACAAGCCGCCGCGCCTGTCCCGGTTACGGAAGTTCTTGCTGCCCGCGATATTCGGGGTGGTCATCGCGCTGGTGGTCGGCGCGGCAACGTATTTCCTCACCGATCACGGCGGCAGCGGTCCCGCAGCGGACCGGGCCGCGCAGATTCGGGCCGGACATCCCGAATTCGCCGACAAGCAGATCGCCGCCTTCCTGGTGACCGATACCGATCTCTCGGTCTTCCTCGACCCGAGTGATCAGGCGCGATTCCTGCAAGCCATCGGCTTCGTCTACAGCCGCGAATACCGGGCCACCGGCGGCGAGAAATCCCCGCGGCTGCTCGCGCTCAGCAGCTTCGTGCTGAGCACGCCGGTCGACGTCGTACTGGTGCTGCGCGCCGACCGGAGCGCGGGCGGCGGCGGGCTGGCCGGACTGCCGCACGGCCTTGTCGACAACCCGAATTCGAAAGTCGCCGTGGTAGACGATGTTTCGGCGGTGCAGGGCTTCCGCGTCTGGACCGATCAGTCGCCGGATACCGCCGCGGGCAAGGTGGTGCCCGCGCTGGCGAAAGCCCTGCACTGA
- the polA gene encoding DNA polymerase I translates to MRVSSPTTAERSATASGTDRPTLLLLDGHSIAYRAFFALPAENFKTVTGQTTNAVYGFTAMLINLLRDEKPTHIAAAFDVNRKTFRTEAYPEYKANRNATPDEFRGQVELTKDVLGALGIAVMAIEGFEADDIIATITTQAVAEGFRILIVSGDRDSIQLVNDDVTVLYPRKGVSDLTRFTPEEVQAKYGLTPNQYPDYAALRGDPSDNLPGIPGVGEKTAAKWIREYGDLNTLVDKVDEVKGKVGDALRANLSSVVLNRQLTEMVRDVPLPYTPEQLAQGPWDREKIHQLFDDLEFRVLRDRLFETLAPPEPEAEAGFEISGAALEVGAVAGWLAEHAEAGVRHGVSIVGTGTPADGDVRALAIAAADGESGYIDVSVLTPEDEAALGTWLADPAVPKALHEAKAAMHALRGRGWTLGGLTSDTALAAYLVRPGQRSFNLDDLSLRYLRRELRAETDAAPQLSLLDEEGAADAELAQAEMLRARAVVDLAAALDTELEQIESTPLLAEMELPLLGVLATLEEAGIAVDTDQLETLHRQFSDRVNAAANAAYDVIGKQINLGSPKQLQVVLFDELDMPKTKRTKTGYTTDADALESLFEKTEHPFLEHLLAHRDATRLKVTVEGLLKSVAPDGRIHTTFNQTIAATGRLSSTEPNLQNIPIRTDTGRQIRDTFVVGSGYQSLMTADYSQIEMRIMAHLSGDEGLIEAFNSGEDLHTFVASKAFDIPISEVNPEMRRRIKAMSYGLAYGLSSYGLSAQLKISTAEAKEQMDVYFARFGRIRDYLYEVVEQARKVGYTETLFGRRRYLPDLDSSNRQRREAAERMALNAPIQGTAADIIKVAMINVHKAIGAAGLRSRMLLQIHDELLFEVADGEREALETLAREQMSAAIELSVPLEVSVGVGRSWDAAAH, encoded by the coding sequence ATGCGCGTGAGTTCACCGACGACTGCTGAGCGTTCCGCCACCGCGTCCGGGACGGACCGGCCGACCCTGCTGCTGCTGGACGGGCATTCGATTGCCTACCGCGCGTTCTTCGCGCTGCCCGCGGAGAACTTCAAAACGGTCACCGGGCAGACCACCAACGCGGTGTACGGCTTCACCGCGATGCTGATCAACCTGCTGCGCGACGAGAAGCCGACGCATATCGCGGCCGCCTTCGACGTGAACCGCAAGACCTTCCGCACCGAGGCGTACCCGGAATACAAGGCGAACCGCAATGCCACCCCCGACGAATTCCGCGGGCAGGTCGAACTCACCAAGGACGTGCTCGGCGCGCTCGGCATCGCGGTGATGGCGATCGAGGGCTTCGAGGCCGACGACATCATCGCCACCATCACCACGCAGGCGGTGGCCGAGGGCTTCCGGATTTTGATCGTCTCCGGTGACCGCGACTCGATCCAGCTGGTCAACGACGATGTCACGGTGCTCTATCCGCGCAAGGGCGTCTCGGATCTCACCCGGTTCACCCCCGAGGAGGTGCAGGCCAAATACGGTCTCACCCCGAATCAGTATCCGGATTACGCGGCGCTGCGCGGCGACCCGAGCGATAACCTGCCCGGCATTCCCGGCGTCGGGGAGAAGACCGCGGCCAAGTGGATTCGCGAATACGGTGATCTGAACACGCTGGTGGACAAGGTCGACGAGGTGAAGGGCAAGGTCGGTGACGCGCTGCGCGCCAACCTGAGCAGCGTGGTGCTGAACCGTCAGCTCACCGAGATGGTGCGCGACGTCCCGCTGCCGTACACGCCGGAGCAGCTGGCGCAGGGCCCGTGGGATCGGGAGAAGATCCACCAGCTGTTCGACGATCTGGAATTCCGGGTGCTGCGCGACCGGTTGTTCGAAACCCTAGCGCCGCCGGAGCCGGAGGCCGAGGCCGGATTCGAGATCAGCGGTGCGGCGCTGGAGGTCGGCGCGGTCGCCGGCTGGCTCGCCGAGCATGCGGAAGCCGGTGTGCGGCACGGCGTTTCGATCGTCGGCACCGGCACTCCCGCGGATGGTGACGTGCGCGCGCTCGCCATCGCCGCCGCCGACGGCGAGAGCGGCTACATCGATGTCAGCGTGCTCACCCCGGAAGATGAGGCGGCGCTGGGCACCTGGCTCGCCGACCCGGCGGTGCCGAAGGCGCTGCACGAGGCCAAGGCCGCCATGCACGCGCTGCGCGGGCGCGGCTGGACCCTCGGCGGGCTCACCAGCGATACCGCGCTGGCCGCCTACCTGGTCCGGCCCGGCCAGCGCAGTTTCAACCTCGACGATCTGTCGCTGCGCTACCTGCGCCGCGAGCTGCGCGCCGAAACCGATGCGGCGCCACAGCTCTCCCTGCTCGACGAGGAGGGCGCGGCCGACGCCGAGCTGGCGCAGGCCGAGATGCTGCGGGCCAGGGCGGTCGTCGATCTGGCCGCCGCGCTCGACACCGAACTGGAGCAGATCGAATCCACCCCGCTGCTCGCCGAGATGGAGCTGCCGCTGCTCGGCGTGCTCGCCACGCTGGAGGAGGCGGGCATCGCGGTCGACACCGATCAGCTGGAGACGCTGCACCGGCAATTCAGCGACCGGGTTAACGCCGCGGCGAACGCCGCATACGACGTGATCGGCAAGCAGATCAACCTGGGCTCGCCCAAACAGTTGCAGGTGGTGCTGTTCGACGAACTCGACATGCCGAAGACCAAGCGCACCAAGACCGGTTACACCACCGACGCCGACGCGCTGGAATCGCTGTTCGAGAAGACCGAGCACCCCTTCCTGGAACATCTGCTCGCGCACCGCGACGCCACCCGCCTGAAGGTGACGGTGGAGGGTCTGCTGAAATCCGTTGCGCCGGACGGCCGGATCCACACCACGTTCAACCAGACCATCGCCGCCACCGGGCGCCTGTCGTCCACCGAGCCGAATCTGCAGAACATCCCGATCCGCACCGATACCGGCAGGCAGATCCGCGACACCTTCGTGGTCGGCTCCGGCTACCAGTCGCTGATGACGGCCGACTACAGCCAGATCGAGATGCGCATCATGGCCCACCTGTCCGGCGACGAGGGCCTGATCGAGGCCTTCAATTCCGGTGAAGACCTGCACACCTTCGTCGCGTCCAAGGCATTCGACATCCCGATCTCCGAGGTGAATCCGGAGATGCGGCGGCGAATCAAGGCCATGTCGTACGGCCTGGCCTACGGCCTGAGCTCCTACGGTCTGTCGGCGCAGCTGAAGATCAGCACGGCCGAGGCGAAGGAGCAGATGGACGTCTACTTCGCCCGGTTCGGCCGCATCCGCGACTACCTCTACGAGGTGGTCGAGCAGGCCCGTAAGGTCGGCTACACCGAAACCCTGTTCGGCCGCAGGCGCTATCTGCCCGATCTGGATTCCAGCAACCGTCAGCGCCGCGAGGCCGCCGAACGCATGGCGCTCAACGCCCCCATCCAGGGCACCGCCGCCGACATCATCAAGGTGGCGATGATCAACGTGCACAAGGCGATCGGCGCGGCGGGCCTGCGCTCCCGGATGCTGCTGCAGATCCACGACGAACTCCTCTTCGAGGTCGCCGATGGTGAGCGCGAGGCATTGGAAACCCTCGCCCGCGAGCAGATGTCCGCCGCCATCGAACTCTCGGTGCCCCTGGAGGTTTCGGTCGGCGTCGGCCGCAGCTGGGACGCCGCCGCGCACTGA
- a CDS encoding DUF7373 family lipoprotein, which produces MRAASLLCLVGALVIACGSVVSGTPVRQEADLSRLEVGNYPTVPRHLGTAKTLKQGRIRESQRLADYVALPFEADPSYTEDSTGGIQRHIVLDSKGMGNLVINDTFDDVAKDLVAGWVNRWDTGGPPEAPRRTLAIAVLEFPDAATASIVAATLEHDDFTYHSTNLPWYMADSEPVSFPKYQGTKAHWRPPTPALVSWTVRDRYVVFVKIIDDTAAPDLPALIGRTEHMLDVALPLLDQFRPTPADQLRSLALDPDDVLARTLATNPDFLWRPDPDGVFTGRGAVFGLESTNLDFLTTGDIDRIAFGDTTVFRSRSAAGARRIWQKWADELRTDQNRQMIDPPKGIDGEIVCARPNQQSQFDVFLCIFQVDRWTVQAPGRQSQDLFQKVSAQYALLTRR; this is translated from the coding sequence TTGCGCGCGGCGAGTCTGCTCTGCCTCGTCGGCGCGCTGGTGATCGCTTGCGGCTCAGTGGTTTCCGGGACACCCGTGCGGCAGGAGGCCGATCTGTCGCGGCTGGAGGTCGGCAACTACCCCACCGTCCCGCGCCACCTCGGCACGGCGAAGACCTTGAAACAGGGCAGGATTCGCGAATCGCAGCGACTGGCCGACTATGTCGCGCTGCCGTTCGAGGCCGATCCGAGCTACACCGAGGACAGCACCGGCGGGATCCAACGGCATATCGTGCTCGATTCGAAGGGTATGGGCAATCTCGTCATCAACGACACCTTCGACGATGTGGCGAAGGATCTGGTGGCGGGCTGGGTGAACCGTTGGGATACCGGCGGCCCGCCCGAGGCTCCCCGGCGCACGCTGGCTATCGCGGTGCTGGAATTCCCGGACGCCGCCACCGCGAGCATCGTCGCGGCGACGCTCGAGCACGACGATTTCACCTACCACAGCACCAACCTGCCCTGGTACATGGCCGATAGCGAACCGGTGTCGTTCCCGAAGTATCAAGGGACCAAGGCACATTGGCGCCCACCGACACCCGCGCTCGTGTCATGGACCGTCCGCGACCGCTATGTGGTCTTCGTCAAGATCATCGACGATACCGCCGCACCCGACCTGCCCGCGCTGATCGGCCGGACCGAACACATGCTGGACGTGGCGCTGCCGCTGCTGGACCAATTCCGGCCCACCCCGGCCGATCAGCTGAGATCCCTTGCGCTGGACCCGGATGACGTCCTGGCGCGCACGCTGGCGACCAATCCGGACTTCCTCTGGCGGCCCGACCCGGACGGTGTATTCACCGGGCGCGGCGCGGTTTTCGGCCTCGAGTCCACGAATCTGGACTTCCTGACGACCGGGGATATCGACCGGATCGCCTTCGGCGACACCACCGTGTTCCGCAGCCGATCGGCCGCGGGCGCACGGCGGATCTGGCAGAAGTGGGCCGACGAACTGCGCACCGACCAGAACCGGCAGATGATCGATCCGCCGAAGGGTATCGACGGCGAGATCGTCTGCGCTCGGCCGAATCAGCAGAGCCAATTCGATGTGTTCCTATGCATTTTCCAAGTCGACCGATGGACGGTGCAGGCGCCGGGCCGCCAATCGCAGGACCTGTTCCAGAAGGTCAGCGCGCAGTACGCGTTGCTGACGAGAAGGTGA
- a CDS encoding alpha-isopropylmalate synthase regulatory domain-containing protein — protein sequence MTILTLDTNNLLAAAPKGLRAESTGMTPAEFHLRYGENAGPIRLGDWSSVNRGADFIATLEFADRLRTVVASGSPVAALTSALYDEGYPVEILQFHQRRTEDGTATFVQCECDGRRGWGAAIAGDSAESTVRAMIAGVNRLGV from the coding sequence ATGACGATCCTGACACTTGACACGAATAACCTGCTGGCCGCCGCCCCGAAGGGCCTGCGCGCCGAGAGCACGGGCATGACGCCCGCCGAATTCCACCTCCGGTACGGCGAGAACGCGGGCCCGATCCGGCTCGGCGACTGGTCGTCGGTCAATCGGGGCGCGGATTTCATCGCGACCCTCGAATTCGCCGACCGCCTGCGCACCGTCGTCGCGAGCGGCAGCCCGGTCGCGGCGCTCACCTCGGCGCTGTACGACGAGGGCTATCCGGTCGAAATCCTGCAGTTCCATCAGCGCCGCACCGAGGATGGCACCGCCACCTTCGTGCAGTGCGAATGCGACGGCAGGCGCGGCTGGGGTGCGGCCATCGCCGGCGACAGCGCCGAATCGACGGTGCGCGCCATGATCGCCGGCGTGAACCGCCTGGGCGTCTGA